GCTACATCGACACGCTGAAGGAAGACCGGCGCGAGCTGCTGCAGCGCTTCCGGCTGGTGGACGCGGCGTTCAAGGTGGTGGGGGTCGGCAGCGTCGGCACCCGCTGCCTGGCGCTGCTGCTGCAGGACGACTACGACCAGCCGCTGTTCCTGCAACTGAAAGAGGCGCGGCCGTCGGTGCTGGAGTCCTTCACCCAGCCATGCGTGCACGGCAACCAGGGCAAGCGCGTGGTGTTCGGCCAGCGCCTGATGCAGGCCACCAGCGACCTGTTCCTGGGCTGGACCCAGGGCGCGGACGGCCGCCACTTCTACATGCGCCAGCTGCGCGACATGAAGGCCGCCCCGGCGCTGGAGGCCTTCGCCACCGCCGAAGAGCTGGCCAGCTACGGCCAGGCCTGCGGCTGGACGCTGGCGCGCGCCCACGCCAAGTCCGGCGGCTGCGCGGCCGAGATCGCAGGCTACCTGGGCGATTCCGACAAGTTCGACCAGATGCTGGCCGACTACGCCCAGGCCTACGCCGACCAGGTGGAAGCCGACTACCGGCTGTTCGACGCGGCGGTGCGCGGCGGACGCCTGCCAGCCGCCGCGGCATGACGTCCGGGTTAGGGAAAATTGCGATGTTGATATTTGCGTCCTGAACTAGACTGTAACAACAGAAACGCATAATCAGCCGGCGCCGGACCGCTCCCGCGGAACCGCGCCGCCGCCGCGCATGCGGCGGTTTGTTCCCCTACCCCAGAGTGTCGAAAATGCAGCTGAATACTCGCCTGATCATCATCATCGCCGCCAGCCTGCTGGCGCTGCTCGGCCTGTCCACCACCGCGCTGCTTTCCACCCGCGCCACCCTGCACCAGGAAAAGCGCGACCAGATCGTCCACCTGCTGAAAATGGCGGAAAACAGCCTCACGCACTTCCAGCAGCTGGAAGCCAAGGGCATGCCGCGCGCCGAGGCGCAGAAGCAGGCGATCGCCGCGCTCTCCGCGCTGAAGGTGGACGACATCTACTTCTTCGGCCGCAACCGCGAGCACCGCGTGCTGTTCCACCCCAGCAAGGACCGCGTCGGCAAGCTGGACATGGGCAGCAAGCTGCCCGATGGCCGCAGCACGGTGGAAGCCTACGACGACGCGATGAAGGACGCCCACTACGGCGTGCTGGTGATCCAGACCAAGCGCAAGGGCAGCGGCGACCAGGAGTTTCCCAAGCTGAACGGCGTGTTCCGCTTCGAACCGTGGGACTGGACCATAGGCACCGGCATCTTCATCGACGACATCGACCAGCTGTTCTGGAGCGAGGCGCGCACATTGATGGCGGTCGCCGCGATCTGCGTGGTGGTGCTGGGCGCGCTGGTGGGCTGGATGTCGCGCTCGATACTGCAGTCGCTGGGCGGCGAGCCGCGCTACGCCGCCAACGTGGTCAAGGCCATCGCCGACGGCGACCTCAGCCTGGAAATCCAGGTCAAGGGCGGGCCGGACAGCCTGCTGGGCGCGATGAACGACATGCGCGGCAAGCTGCGGCAGATGATAGACGAAATCGGCCGCGCCACGTCCAGCATCAACCACTCCTGCCACCAGCTCTCCAGCGACATGGACAAGGTGCATGAGGTGTCCGGCATCGCCAGCTCGTCCACCACCTCGGCCGCCGCCGCCATCGAGCAGCTGTCGGTCAGCATCGACCACGTCAGCGCCAGCACCCGCGACACCGAGACCGGCGCGCGCGACACCGCCGAGCTGGCGCGCCACGGCAAGAACCTGGCCGGCGACGCCGCCAACGGCATCCGCCAGATCGCAGACCAGATCCACGGCGCCAGCGACATGGTAGGCCAGCTGGCCGAGCGCAGCCGCAGCATCAGCAGCATCGCCGAAACCATACGCGACATCGCCAACCAGACCAATCTGCTGGCGCTGAACGCCGCGATCGAGGCCGCCCGCGCCGGCGAGATGGGCCGCGGCTTCGCGGTGGTGGCCGACGAGGTGCGCAAGCTGGCCGAACGCACCGCCAGCGCCACCGACGAGATCAGCAACATCGTGCAGGCGGTGATCAACGAGACCGGCAACGTCTCCGGCCGCATGGACGAAATCCGCCCCGCGGTGCAGGCCGGCGTCGAGCAGGTGCACCAGGCGGCGGAAACGCTGGAATCCATCAGCCAGCAGGCGACCACCGCGCTCGAACACGTGCACAACGTGGTGGTGGCGATGGGCGAGCAAAGCCAGGCCGGCA
This genomic window from Chromobacterium violaceum ATCC 12472 contains:
- a CDS encoding methyl-accepting chemotaxis protein is translated as MQLNTRLIIIIAASLLALLGLSTTALLSTRATLHQEKRDQIVHLLKMAENSLTHFQQLEAKGMPRAEAQKQAIAALSALKVDDIYFFGRNREHRVLFHPSKDRVGKLDMGSKLPDGRSTVEAYDDAMKDAHYGVLVIQTKRKGSGDQEFPKLNGVFRFEPWDWTIGTGIFIDDIDQLFWSEARTLMAVAAICVVVLGALVGWMSRSILQSLGGEPRYAANVVKAIADGDLSLEIQVKGGPDSLLGAMNDMRGKLRQMIDEIGRATSSINHSCHQLSSDMDKVHEVSGIASSSTTSAAAAIEQLSVSIDHVSASTRDTETGARDTAELARHGKNLAGDAANGIRQIADQIHGASDMVGQLAERSRSISSIAETIRDIANQTNLLALNAAIEAARAGEMGRGFAVVADEVRKLAERTASATDEISNIVQAVINETGNVSGRMDEIRPAVQAGVEQVHQAAETLESISQQATTALEHVHNVVVAMGEQSQAGTNIAGNVEQVAGVVEETQNSVSHAVEAVRAIDQQASNLHQTVSRFRL